Proteins encoded in a region of the Inquilinus sp. KBS0705 genome:
- the mrdA gene encoding penicillin-binding protein 2 yields the protein MNSFFERRYVVSGIFITFLLILLGRLYYIQVVDDRYFLYASQNVIRKFIQYPARGPILDRNGKIMVQNEPVYDIMVIPKQVKSFDTVEFCKLLGIDRDGFDKRLLKATKYSPYRASVFEKQLSAQLYASFQERLSEFPGFYPQQRPVRTYPDSSAAQFLGYIGEVTDPIIKRSGGYYSPGDYVGITGVEKSYETVLRGQRGVQNWMVDSRNVRKGPYANGAYDTAAVAGERLISSLDMRIQKLGEKLMQNKVGSIVAIEPSSGEILCFVSSPTYDPNLLVGRERGNNAAKLYKDPYKPFFTRPVQAYYPPGSSFKPLSALIGLQEGLIKPTDTYNCLGYYMAGNHKVKCTHVHGVVNLAGAIAGSCNGYFNMVFAKVLNQQGSRNTDQSYDAWKENVNKFGFGVRLGVDIPSEGKGLVPSAKYYDRIYHKGGWRSTTVASLAIGQGELLATPLQLANIEATIANHGFYYKPHLIKAIGDKQVIKREYTIKNYVGIDAQYFEPVINGMQSVVDYGTAQGSKIPGIVMCGKTGTAQNPHGKNHSLFVAFAPRDNPKIAIAVVVENSGDGGTWAAPIASFIVEKYLRDSITRRPSGIYPEYYENAYLMPEIRESVKKQMRADSIKQAVADSIRAAKKLKTAQGQPKSNNKAANVTAMLPKRKDDE from the coding sequence ATGAATAGTTTTTTTGAACGCCGGTACGTGGTTTCCGGTATCTTCATCACATTTTTACTCATATTGTTAGGCAGGCTGTATTATATACAAGTGGTCGACGATCGTTACTTCCTGTACGCCAGCCAAAACGTTATCCGCAAATTTATTCAGTACCCTGCCCGCGGCCCAATATTAGACCGCAATGGCAAAATAATGGTGCAGAACGAGCCTGTTTACGATATTATGGTGATACCCAAGCAGGTAAAATCATTTGATACGGTTGAGTTTTGTAAACTATTGGGGATTGATAGGGATGGCTTTGATAAACGCTTATTAAAAGCCACTAAATATTCACCTTATCGGGCCTCCGTTTTCGAAAAGCAATTATCGGCACAATTATATGCCTCTTTTCAGGAACGGCTATCGGAGTTCCCGGGGTTTTACCCGCAGCAAAGGCCGGTGCGCACCTATCCCGATTCGTCGGCAGCGCAATTTTTGGGTTATATAGGCGAGGTAACCGACCCTATCATCAAACGCTCGGGAGGTTATTATAGTCCCGGTGATTATGTGGGGATAACCGGAGTCGAAAAATCGTACGAAACCGTTTTACGCGGCCAGCGCGGTGTACAAAACTGGATGGTAGATTCGCGCAACGTACGTAAGGGCCCTTATGCAAATGGCGCTTATGATACTGCTGCCGTAGCCGGCGAAAGGCTCATATCATCATTAGATATGCGTATACAAAAGCTTGGCGAAAAGCTTATGCAAAATAAGGTAGGCAGTATTGTGGCTATTGAACCATCAAGCGGCGAGATACTATGCTTTGTAAGCAGCCCCACCTACGACCCTAACCTGCTGGTAGGCCGCGAACGCGGTAACAATGCCGCCAAATTATATAAAGACCCCTATAAGCCATTTTTTACCAGGCCGGTACAGGCTTATTATCCGCCGGGCTCGTCGTTTAAACCGCTAAGCGCTTTAATTGGTTTGCAGGAAGGGCTTATTAAACCCACCGATACTTACAACTGTTTAGGCTATTATATGGCCGGTAACCACAAGGTAAAATGTACCCACGTGCATGGTGTAGTTAATTTGGCAGGGGCCATAGCAGGGTCGTGCAATGGCTACTTTAACATGGTGTTTGCAAAAGTACTTAACCAGCAAGGCAGCCGCAACACCGACCAAAGCTACGATGCCTGGAAAGAGAATGTAAACAAATTTGGTTTTGGGGTGCGTTTAGGCGTTGATATCCCCAGCGAAGGAAAGGGCCTGGTGCCCAGTGCCAAGTACTACGATAGAATATACCATAAAGGCGGCTGGCGTTCAACCACGGTAGCCTCATTGGCCATTGGCCAGGGCGAATTGCTGGCCACGCCTTTACAACTGGCCAACATCGAGGCTACCATTGCCAATCATGGGTTTTATTATAAACCACACTTGATAAAAGCAATAGGCGATAAACAGGTTATTAAACGCGAATACACCATAAAAAACTATGTAGGTATTGATGCGCAATATTTTGAACCGGTTATAAACGGCATGCAAAGCGTGGTTGATTATGGTACGGCACAAGGCTCAAAAATACCGGGCATTGTAATGTGTGGCAAAACGGGTACGGCGCAAAACCCGCATGGTAAAAACCACTCGTTGTTTGTGGCGTTTGCCCCACGAGATAACCCTAAAATTGCTATTGCCGTAGTGGTAGAAAACTCGGGCGATGGTGGCACCTGGGCAGCACCAATTGCCAGCTTTATTGTAGAGAAATACCTGCGCGATAGTATAACCCGTCGCCCATCGGGTATTTACCCCGAGTATTATGAAAACGCTTACCTAATGCCCGAAATAAGGGAATCTGTTAAAAAGCAGATGAGGGCCGATAGCATTAAGCAGGCCGTAGCCGATTCGATAAGAGCAGCAAAGAAGTTAAAAACCGCGCAGGGCCAGCCCAAAAGTAATAATAAGGCAGCTAACGTTACCGCCATGCTACCAAAACGAAAGGACGATGAATAA
- a CDS encoding response regulator, with product MASKKILVIEDDKDIRDTLEMALEAEGYEVISSDNARILKSLDVHQPDLILLDNWLTDWKSDANGQQISKELKTDPKTSHIPVILVSAVSNIAEIAEAGLADGYLKKPFDLDELAAVVKKNIK from the coding sequence ATGGCCTCGAAAAAGATTTTGGTTATTGAAGATGATAAAGATATAAGGGACACTTTAGAAATGGCCCTTGAAGCCGAGGGTTATGAAGTGATATCATCTGATAATGCCAGAATACTAAAGTCGTTGGATGTGCACCAACCCGACTTGATATTGCTTGACAACTGGCTTACCGATTGGAAAAGTGACGCTAACGGACAGCAAATAAGTAAAGAGCTAAAAACCGACCCTAAAACCAGCCATATACCCGTTATACTGGTATCGGCAGTAAGCAATATAGCCGAAATTGCTGAAGCAGGGTTAGCCGATGGTTACTTAAAAAAGCCATTTGACCTGGATGAACTGGCAGCGGTAGTAAAGAAAAATATTAAGTAA
- a CDS encoding rod shape-determining protein MreD — MSRTLLINLVRFLVLVFLQVFLLKNISLYNLSTPYLYILFILLLPFETPNLLLFALAFILGLTIDAFYDTPGLHAASCVLLAFVRVLFISITVQKEGFDNEPEPTLSIMGFRWFFTYALILTLCHHFFLFNVEVFRLSEIEYTLTRFLLSSIFTVFLMLISGLLFFRRKERK, encoded by the coding sequence ATGAGTAGGACCCTATTAATTAACCTGGTGCGCTTTTTGGTTTTGGTGTTTTTGCAAGTGTTTTTGTTAAAGAACATATCGCTGTACAACCTTTCTACCCCATACCTGTACATCCTGTTTATATTATTGCTGCCGTTTGAAACGCCAAACCTGCTGTTGTTTGCCCTTGCCTTTATTTTGGGCCTTACTATAGATGCTTTTTACGATACCCCCGGCTTGCACGCGGCATCGTGCGTGTTGTTGGCATTTGTAAGGGTGCTTTTTATCAGCATTACCGTACAAAAAGAGGGTTTTGATAACGAACCCGAACCTACGCTAAGCATAATGGGTTTTAGGTGGTTTTTTACCTACGCCTTAATACTTACCCTTTGCCATCATTTCTTCCTTTTTAATGTCGAAGTTTTTCGGTTATCAGAGATCGAATACACACTAACCCGCTTTTTATTGAGTTCAATATTTACAGTATTTTTGATGCTGATTTCGGGCTTGTTATTTTTCAGAAGGAAAGAGCGTAAATGA
- a CDS encoding thymidine kinase — MYTEEVFKRNNEVGGSIEVICGSMFSGKTEELIRRVNRARIAKVNVEIFSPVADTRYDKSALVSHNLNSIPSKAIANPAEILSLADDIQVVGIDEAQFFDDTLPEVCLTLADKCIRVIVAGLDMDFKGRPFGPIPVLMAIADSVTKLHAVCVKCGKPALHSYRLVPNESRILLGEKESYEARCRTCFKAG; from the coding sequence TTGTATACCGAGGAAGTTTTTAAAAGGAATAATGAAGTTGGGGGAAGTATAGAGGTGATCTGCGGGTCGATGTTTTCGGGTAAAACCGAAGAATTGATAAGGCGGGTTAACCGCGCCCGTATAGCAAAAGTTAATGTAGAGATATTTAGCCCTGTAGCCGATACCCGTTATGATAAAAGCGCGCTGGTGTCTCATAATTTAAATTCAATCCCTTCAAAAGCGATAGCTAACCCTGCCGAAATACTATCCCTTGCCGACGACATACAGGTAGTTGGTATTGATGAGGCGCAATTTTTTGATGATACCCTGCCCGAAGTATGCTTAACGCTTGCCGACAAATGCATACGCGTAATTGTAGCCGGCCTGGATATGGATTTTAAAGGCCGCCCCTTTGGCCCCATTCCTGTGCTGATGGCCATTGCCGACTCGGTTACAAAGCTGCATGCTGTGTGTGTAAAATGTGGTAAGCCTGCCCTTCATTCGTACCGCCTTGTGCCCAACGAGAGCCGTATACTATTGGGCGAAAAAGAAAGCTACGAAGCGCGTTGCCGCACCTGCTTTAAGGCCGGATAA
- the rodA gene encoding rod shape-determining protein RodA, with the protein MNNQRSFFFNVDWVTVLIYLALCTIGWFNIHAAVFDENHPSIIDVDTNYGKQFIFILTAIVIGIVILLLESRFLSALAPVFYTITVLLLIVVLVAGHRVGGNQAWISLGGGFRLQPSEFAKFATCLLLARYLSATNVKITDFKSFLIAAGIILLPMLLIKLQPDDGSTLVFCSLIFVLYREGLPSYFLIIIGLFITLFIMALLVNVWYIVIGLSAIVVVLILLFNKHRKFSLIVLVGLVLSIAFSFSVKPLYTHALKPHQRVRIDEVLGLTKDLRGVGYNQNQSKIAIGSGRVWGKGYLQGTQTKYAFVPEQSTDFIFCTIGEEWGFAGSIVVMGLYLFMLLRIVYIAERQRAPFSRIYGYGVASILFFHVIINIAMTIGYMPVIGIPLPFISYGGSSLWSFTILLFILLKLDSNRMGIIYA; encoded by the coding sequence ATGAATAATCAACGCAGCTTCTTTTTTAATGTGGATTGGGTAACCGTGCTTATCTATTTGGCACTATGCACCATAGGCTGGTTTAATATACATGCGGCTGTATTTGACGAGAACCACCCTAGTATTATAGATGTTGATACCAACTACGGCAAGCAGTTTATTTTTATACTAACTGCTATAGTTATCGGTATTGTTATTTTATTGCTCGAGAGCCGCTTTTTATCCGCTTTAGCGCCGGTGTTTTACACCATTACGGTACTATTACTTATAGTAGTGCTGGTGGCCGGGCACAGGGTAGGCGGTAACCAGGCCTGGATAAGCCTTGGAGGGGGCTTTAGGCTGCAGCCATCAGAGTTTGCTAAGTTTGCCACCTGTTTGTTACTGGCGCGGTACCTTAGCGCCACAAACGTAAAAATCACCGATTTTAAATCGTTTTTGATAGCGGCGGGTATTATACTGCTGCCTATGCTGCTTATTAAGCTACAGCCCGATGATGGCTCGACACTGGTATTTTGTTCGTTGATTTTTGTGTTGTACCGCGAGGGCCTGCCGTCATATTTCCTTATCATTATAGGCTTGTTTATTACGCTGTTTATAATGGCATTGCTGGTTAATGTGTGGTATATAGTTATTGGCCTTTCGGCTATAGTGGTAGTGCTTATATTGCTCTTTAATAAACACCGAAAATTTTCGTTGATCGTTCTGGTAGGGCTGGTGTTATCCATTGCCTTTTCTTTTAGCGTGAAACCACTTTATACACACGCCTTAAAACCGCATCAGCGTGTACGTATTGATGAAGTGCTGGGCTTAACAAAAGACCTGCGCGGGGTGGGTTACAATCAAAACCAATCAAAAATTGCCATAGGTTCTGGCAGGGTGTGGGGTAAGGGATATTTGCAGGGTACACAAACCAAATACGCGTTTGTACCCGAGCAAAGCACCGACTTTATTTTTTGTACCATAGGCGAGGAGTGGGGCTTTGCCGGCTCAATAGTGGTAATGGGCCTTTACCTGTTTATGCTGCTCAGGATAGTATATATAGCCGAGCGCCAGCGTGCACCATTCTCGCGCATTTACGGCTACGGTGTGGCATCAATACTCTTCTTCCACGTCATCATTAACATAGCCATGACCATTGGCTACATGCCCGTTATTGGCATACCATTGCCGTTTATCAGCTACGGCGGGTCATCCTTGTGGAGTTTTACCATCCTGCTGTTCATCCTGCTCAAGCTCGATTCGAACAGGATGGGGATCATTTACGCGTAG